A stretch of the Thiomicrorhabdus xiamenensis genome encodes the following:
- a CDS encoding EAL domain-containing protein: MSLVKQLWIAIIGLMILVFFTSFFISTYSAKSYYIEQLNLKNSDNANSLALMLSQMEKDEVMVELLIAAQFDTGNYKRIELLDPNGDERLSKTHEVEISAQVPQWFKALIPLKVGKGIAQVQDGWQQYGTLIVESDDRFAYESLWKTMLQFLMWFFVAALILGAIGTWVLRILTSPLEDVVKQAEAIGGRRFITSEEPKTLEFNRLVRAMNTLSARVRTMLENESRRLEEMRYRNQHDALTGFANREFFVSKLESVLANEDKNARNAMIFLRVANLVKINQSLGHEKTDALLKGVAEKIIQTIRQHDKEFDDSTFGRLSGTDFAIMLSNIQEMDALAKALEVFMATYANTYKDQVELQLPMAASSFKANDSRQNIFQKMDALLVKAENEQQTLLVMEDKGAVQDGLKNSQQWRELLEKALDASSVVAQLFPVVDIKNRPLHHEAMMRLKVEENTITAGEFLPWARRFDMLPQLDMALTGYLLDQMKNGAIRHSVAVNLAIETLKDLDVRDQLIEAIKNSGVADRLWLELPERAVMEDIGHFVEFCELVKPLGCKVGLDKAGSGFANISRLQEVGLDYIKIDSALIHNISKQDQETKSFVRGACTLGHSIGLQLIAEGIQDFQEINELETLGMDGATGPGVQLRN; this comes from the coding sequence ATGTCTTTGGTCAAGCAGTTATGGATAGCGATTATTGGCCTGATGATTCTGGTGTTCTTTACCAGTTTTTTCATCAGTACCTATAGCGCCAAAAGCTATTACATCGAGCAGCTGAACTTGAAAAACAGCGATAACGCCAACTCCCTAGCATTAATGCTGTCACAGATGGAAAAAGACGAAGTGATGGTTGAGCTATTGATTGCGGCGCAATTCGACACCGGGAACTATAAGCGCATCGAACTGTTGGATCCGAACGGCGACGAGCGACTGAGTAAAACTCATGAAGTGGAAATCAGCGCTCAGGTTCCGCAGTGGTTCAAGGCGCTGATTCCTCTGAAAGTCGGAAAAGGCATTGCACAGGTTCAAGACGGCTGGCAGCAGTACGGTACCCTGATTGTCGAGAGTGACGACCGTTTCGCTTATGAATCCCTATGGAAAACCATGTTGCAGTTTCTGATGTGGTTCTTTGTCGCCGCGCTGATACTCGGAGCCATCGGAACCTGGGTATTGCGCATTCTGACCAGTCCTCTGGAAGATGTCGTCAAGCAGGCGGAGGCGATTGGCGGGCGCCGCTTTATCACGTCCGAAGAACCGAAAACACTGGAGTTCAACCGTCTGGTTCGCGCGATGAATACTTTGTCGGCGCGCGTTCGCACCATGCTGGAAAACGAAAGCCGCCGTCTCGAAGAGATGCGTTACAGAAATCAGCATGATGCCCTGACCGGTTTTGCCAATCGCGAGTTTTTTGTCAGCAAACTGGAAAGTGTCCTAGCGAATGAAGACAAAAACGCCCGCAATGCGATGATTTTCCTGCGCGTTGCCAATCTGGTCAAAATCAATCAGAGCTTGGGGCATGAAAAAACCGATGCGCTGCTGAAAGGCGTCGCGGAAAAAATCATTCAGACCATCCGTCAGCACGACAAAGAGTTTGACGATAGCACTTTCGGTCGTCTGAGCGGTACCGATTTTGCGATTATGCTCAGCAATATTCAGGAAATGGATGCTTTGGCAAAAGCGCTGGAAGTCTTTATGGCGACTTACGCCAATACCTATAAAGATCAGGTTGAGTTGCAGTTGCCGATGGCGGCCTCCTCCTTCAAGGCGAATGACAGCCGACAGAATATTTTCCAGAAAATGGACGCTTTGCTGGTAAAAGCGGAGAATGAGCAACAGACATTGCTGGTCATGGAAGACAAGGGGGCTGTGCAGGACGGTTTGAAAAATTCGCAACAATGGCGCGAGCTGTTGGAGAAAGCGTTGGATGCTTCAAGTGTGGTGGCTCAGCTGTTCCCGGTGGTGGATATTAAAAACCGACCTCTGCATCACGAAGCGATGATGCGTCTGAAAGTGGAAGAGAACACCATTACCGCCGGCGAATTCCTGCCTTGGGCCCGTCGATTCGATATGTTGCCGCAGTTGGATATGGCGTTGACTGGATATCTGCTTGACCAGATGAAAAATGGCGCCATTCGACACTCGGTTGCGGTGAATTTGGCGATTGAAACCTTGAAAGATCTGGACGTCCGCGATCAGCTGATCGAGGCGATCAAGAACAGCGGTGTTGCCGACCGGCTTTGGCTGGAGCTGCCTGAGCGTGCGGTTATGGAAGATATCGGTCACTTTGTCGAGTTCTGTGAACTGGTTAAACCGCTGGGTTGTAAAGTCGGTCTGGATAAAGCCGGTTCCGGCTTTGCCAATATCTCCCGACTGCAGGAAGTCGGTCTGGATTATATTAAGATCGATTCGGCGCTGATCCACAATATCTCCAAGCAGGATCAGGAGACGAAGAGCTTTGTACGAGGCGCCTGTACCCTAGGGCATTCGATCGGTCTGCAATTGATCGCCGAAGGGATTCAGGACTTCCAGGAAATCAACGAACTGGAAACGCTGGGAATGGATGGCGCAACCGGTCCGGGGGTTCAACTGAGAAATTGA
- a CDS encoding transglutaminase-like cysteine peptidase, translated as MRRRLLFWSLSLIFGLLLLGSFGRPTLGNLSLDFDRFYQTIYSQHGEQRARLAVTWQKMLERIKTLPDQQKLVEVNNFVNKVVYYQSDISNNRVKDHWASIAETFGKGAGDCEDYAIAKYVTLRLAGVDDSHLRLIYVKAFYGGRTQAHLVLGYYPTPNSMPLILDNLIGEVKLANTRQDLKPVFSFNSRGLWAGLSKATKSNPMARLSRWQQVMSKIEREGISLR; from the coding sequence ATGCGTCGCAGGCTTCTTTTCTGGTCGTTATCTCTGATCTTTGGCCTGCTTCTTTTAGGGAGTTTCGGTCGGCCCACTCTCGGAAATCTTTCTCTGGATTTCGACCGTTTTTATCAGACTATCTATTCGCAGCACGGTGAACAGCGCGCACGTCTGGCCGTAACCTGGCAAAAGATGTTGGAAAGAATTAAAACACTGCCGGATCAGCAGAAGCTGGTCGAAGTGAATAATTTCGTCAATAAGGTGGTCTATTATCAGTCCGATATCAGTAATAACCGGGTCAAGGATCACTGGGCATCCATTGCCGAAACTTTCGGGAAAGGCGCGGGAGACTGCGAAGATTATGCGATTGCCAAGTATGTCACCCTGCGTCTGGCAGGGGTGGATGATTCGCACCTGCGGCTGATTTACGTTAAGGCTTTCTACGGCGGACGAACACAGGCGCATCTGGTACTGGGCTACTATCCGACGCCGAATTCGATGCCGCTGATTCTGGATAATCTGATTGGCGAGGTCAAACTGGCCAACACCCGTCAGGATCTTAAGCCGGTGTTCAGTTTCAACAGCCGCGGTTTGTGGGCGGGCTTGTCGAAAGCGACCAAGTCCAACCCTATGGCGCGATTGTCGCGCTGGCAGCAGGTCATGAGTAAGATTGAACGTGAAGGCATCAGCCTGCGTTAG